The following proteins come from a genomic window of Lachnoclostridium phytofermentans ISDg:
- a CDS encoding ABC-F family ATP-binding cassette domain-containing protein, with the protein MSILNVSNLNHGFGERMIFHDVSFRLLKGEHIGLIGANGEGKSTFMNIITNKLMPDEGTIEWSKNVRVGYLDQHSVLEKGMSIRDVLKSAFNFLFELESKMNSICNELADASDEKMAELMEEFGTIQDLLDAHDFYIIDSKVEEIGRALGLTDIGLDKDVTDLSGGQRTKVLLGKLLLEKPDILLLDEPTNYLDVEHIEWLKRYLQEYENAFILISHDIPFLNSVINLIYHMENGELNRYVGDYDKFQEVYAMKKSQLEAAYKKQQQEISELQDFVARNKARVSTRNMAMSRQKKLDKMDVIELAKEKPKPEFHFKEARAASRYIFQTEHLVIGYDEPLSQPITLSMERGDKIILKGANGIGKTTLMKSILGIIPSLSGNVTLGDYLYQGYFEQEMTGAKNNTCIEELWREFPSWTQYEVRSALAKCGLTTKHIESQVRVLSGGEQAKVRLCKLINRDTNILLLDEPTNHLDVEAKDELKRALSEYKGSILLICHEPDFYENFATKVIDCSNWSTKI; encoded by the coding sequence ATGAGTATATTAAATGTATCGAACCTAAATCATGGTTTTGGTGAGCGAATGATTTTTCACGATGTATCCTTCCGTCTGTTAAAGGGGGAACATATTGGGCTTATCGGAGCAAATGGTGAAGGTAAATCTACTTTTATGAATATTATTACCAATAAACTTATGCCAGATGAAGGTACGATTGAATGGTCAAAAAATGTTCGCGTTGGCTATCTTGATCAGCATTCTGTACTAGAAAAAGGAATGTCAATCCGCGATGTACTAAAATCTGCTTTTAACTTCTTATTTGAATTAGAATCTAAAATGAATTCCATCTGTAATGAATTAGCGGATGCCTCCGATGAAAAGATGGCAGAGCTTATGGAGGAGTTCGGTACGATTCAAGACCTTTTAGACGCTCATGATTTTTATATTATTGACTCCAAGGTAGAAGAAATCGGACGAGCTCTTGGACTTACCGATATTGGCTTGGATAAAGACGTTACTGACCTAAGCGGTGGTCAAAGAACTAAAGTCTTATTAGGTAAATTACTTCTTGAAAAGCCAGACATTCTACTTCTCGATGAGCCTACAAACTACTTGGACGTAGAACACATTGAATGGCTTAAGCGCTATTTACAAGAGTATGAAAACGCATTTATCTTAATCTCACATGATATTCCATTCTTAAATAGTGTAATTAATCTTATTTATCATATGGAAAACGGTGAATTAAATCGTTATGTTGGAGATTATGATAAGTTCCAAGAAGTTTACGCAATGAAAAAATCACAATTAGAAGCTGCTTATAAAAAGCAACAACAAGAAATTAGCGAACTACAAGACTTTGTTGCCCGCAATAAAGCGCGTGTATCTACCCGTAACATGGCAATGTCTCGTCAGAAAAAACTAGACAAGATGGATGTTATTGAGCTAGCTAAAGAAAAACCAAAGCCAGAGTTTCATTTTAAAGAAGCTCGTGCTGCAAGCCGTTACATCTTCCAGACAGAGCATTTGGTTATTGGTTATGATGAACCACTATCACAGCCAATCACTCTTTCTATGGAGCGCGGCGATAAAATTATCTTAAAAGGTGCGAATGGTATCGGAAAAACAACATTGATGAAGAGTATCTTAGGAATTATACCTTCCTTAAGCGGTAATGTAACCCTAGGCGACTACCTTTATCAAGGATACTTTGAGCAAGAGATGACAGGTGCGAAAAATAATACCTGTATTGAAGAACTCTGGCGTGAATTCCCATCCTGGACACAGTATGAAGTACGTTCTGCTCTTGCAAAATGTGGACTTACAACAAAGCACATTGAAAGCCAAGTACGCGTATTAAGCGGTGGAGAACAAGCAAAAGTTAGACTTTGTAAGCTAATCAACCGAGACACTAATATTTTGCTCCTTGACGAACCTACGAACCATCTAGATGTGGAGGCAAAGGACGAATTGAAACGTGCTCTTAGCGAATATAAAGGAAGCATCTTATTAATCTGTCATGAGCCAGATTTTTATGAAAATTTCGCTACAAAAGTTATCGATTGTAGTAATTGGTCAACTAAGATTTAA
- a CDS encoding lysine exporter LysO family protein encodes MVLLTVIALLIGIVYGLSGIDITIINFVTEHTHYILYLLMFLVAISIGLNRGIIQKIKEYHVKVFIIPFGIIIGSLLGGIICSFITGISMNTSTAMASGLGWYSLSGVMVSEFAGASFGSITFLSNLMREIFSFFSIPLIAKYLNFPTCIAPAGATSEDTTLPMLIRYTNEETVVLSVINGIICSAAVPILINLCYQIF; translated from the coding sequence ATGGTTCTACTTACCGTAATTGCCCTGTTAATAGGAATTGTTTATGGATTATCCGGCATTGATATAACAATCATTAATTTTGTTACAGAACATACTCATTATATCCTTTATTTACTTATGTTTTTAGTAGCTATCAGCATCGGATTAAATCGTGGCATTATACAGAAAATTAAAGAATATCATGTTAAAGTTTTTATTATTCCTTTTGGTATCATAATTGGATCGTTACTTGGAGGTATTATTTGTAGTTTTATCACTGGAATCTCTATGAACACCAGTACAGCTATGGCAAGTGGATTAGGTTGGTATAGCTTATCTGGTGTTATGGTAAGCGAGTTCGCAGGTGCTTCGTTTGGTAGTATTACTTTCTTAAGTAATTTAATGAGAGAAATATTTTCTTTCTTTAGTATCCCACTCATAGCAAAGTATTTGAATTTTCCAACCTGTATAGCTCCTGCAGGAGCTACCAGTGAAGATACTACCCTACCTATGTTAATTCGATATACCAATGAAGAAACCGTAGTATTATCTGTAATCAATGGTATTATTTGCTCAGCAGCAGTACCAATACTCATTAATCTCTGCTATCAGATTTTTTAA
- a CDS encoding ATP-binding cassette domain-containing protein yields MNDILLRSSVLTKKYKNYAAVNQVNLTIKRGDIYGFIGRNGAGKTTFLKMISGLAKQTSGNIELFGADCNKQKELFSRIGVLIEAPGLFPNMTAFENLKMKCISHGIQDDNYIHEIIELIGLKDVNKKKTKNYSLGMKQRLGIGMALIGDPDLLVLDEPINGLDPQGIVEVRDTIQRLNKERNMTIIISSHILEELSKIATRYGIIDKGVLLQELTCEELMERCSERIQITLTGVKEACTILEEKLGIKDYKVINPSTIYVFEHLDNPALINMTLCNNGVLVSSFHVANDDLETYFINLTGGVSHA; encoded by the coding sequence ATGAATGATATATTGTTAAGGTCATCCGTTCTAACAAAGAAGTATAAAAATTATGCTGCTGTTAATCAGGTAAACCTAACGATAAAGCGAGGTGATATCTATGGCTTTATCGGTAGGAATGGAGCAGGTAAAACTACATTTTTAAAAATGATTAGCGGACTTGCAAAACAAACCTCAGGTAATATAGAGCTATTTGGTGCGGATTGTAATAAGCAAAAGGAGCTATTTTCCAGGATTGGGGTTTTAATTGAGGCACCGGGATTATTTCCGAATATGACTGCGTTTGAAAATCTAAAGATGAAGTGTATCAGTCATGGGATTCAGGATGATAATTATATTCATGAAATTATTGAGCTTATAGGCTTAAAAGATGTAAATAAGAAAAAGACAAAAAATTATTCGCTTGGTATGAAACAGAGACTTGGAATTGGTATGGCATTGATTGGAGATCCGGACTTACTGGTACTTGATGAGCCAATCAATGGTCTTGATCCTCAAGGGATTGTTGAAGTGAGAGATACAATTCAACGGTTAAATAAAGAGCGTAATATGACAATCATTATTTCGAGCCATATCTTAGAAGAATTGTCAAAGATAGCGACAAGATATGGGATTATTGATAAGGGGGTACTCCTTCAGGAGTTAACCTGTGAAGAGCTTATGGAGCGTTGCAGTGAGCGTATACAAATTACCTTGACTGGCGTGAAGGAAGCATGTACAATTCTTGAAGAAAAATTAGGAATTAAAGATTATAAAGTGATTAATCCATCAACCATCTATGTATTTGAGCATCTAGATAATCCTGCACTCATTAATATGACACTTTGTAATAATGGGGTTTTGGTCTCGTCATTTCATGTTGCTAATGATGATTTGGAGACCTATTTTATCAATTTAACAGGAGGTGTTAGTCATGCTTAA
- a CDS encoding DUF6774 domain-containing protein — protein sequence MSSCTDILLISSVACRIAECLDDNELALLAADLLFLSDALNAIAVRRAVCKDICEKKAANTAKNSKDSNANSGNNNSNNNNSNNNNSSENNGSNDNRGNKGNKDGNGNKVGKNNKDSKSNNGNSASSGSSIKQISDEKNVITPVKREQSSEMKTSGSSNMKATFTKNDNSMKMGDNKIVDMSEDINHSNKK from the coding sequence ATGAGTAGTTGTACTGATATACTGTTGATAAGCTCTGTAGCATGTCGAATTGCAGAATGTCTTGATGACAACGAATTAGCATTGCTTGCAGCTGACTTGTTATTTTTAAGTGATGCACTTAATGCTATTGCGGTACGTAGAGCGGTTTGTAAGGATATCTGCGAAAAGAAAGCCGCAAACACAGCGAAGAATAGTAAAGATAGTAATGCTAATAGCGGCAATAATAATAGTAACAATAATAATAGTAACAATAATAATAGTAGCGAGAATAATGGTAGTAATGATAATAGAGGTAACAAAGGTAATAAAGACGGTAATGGTAATAAAGTAGGTAAAAATAATAAAGACAGTAAAAGTAATAATGGTAATAGCGCTAGTAGCGGTAGTAGTATAAAACAAATCAGTGATGAGAAAAACGTTATTACACCGGTAAAAAGAGAACAAAGCTCCGAAATGAAGACTAGTGGGAGTAGTAATATGAAAGCTACATTCACTAAAAATGATAATTCTATGAAGATGGGCGATAATAAAATCGTTGATATGTCAGAGGATATTAATCATAGTAACAAGAAATAG
- a CDS encoding DUF4914 family protein has translation MKINQEKWNLPSYIRDILTESKHVYYPRSKKELIHMAFGGEDVDTYEVAYDVPGKGNIVEATVTRCKNGIVVNYPDDYMRRRDPDCLLVADKNDTDKPKYDDVYNQDFEPLRQETFQWLKKQKLIVFAFKSGGEEYGYDTLLVSPANAGFFACAVADLQGFTSMHDISEDFNPKAVIFLAPPFRHTHFDGKQIVIHNRLTGIHELFSYNLYPGPSAKKGIYGVLLNIGENEGWTTVHASTVKVITPYDNEIVIMHEGASGGGKSEMIEHVHREMDGRILLGKNTVTGEKTFIELSESCELRPVTDDMAICHPRMQNDSKKLVVKDAEQGWFLRCDHIKSYGTAPQHEKIFIHPQEPLVFLNIQGVPNSTCLVWEHTLDSNGKPCPNPRVVLPRRLVPNVIDEPVEIDVRSFGVRTPACTKKNPSYGILGMFHILPPALAWLWRLVAPRGYNNPSITSSEGMTSEGVGSYWPFATGKMVEQANLLMEQILNSSHTRYLLIPNQHIGAYEVGFVPQWVAREYIARRGSAKFKPEHLVEARCSILGYGLGSLKVDGQYIRKAFLQPEMQQEVGIEGYDAGSKILLDFFKEEVQKFLTPELHEMGRKIIELLLSDASVQEYNDLLPMRY, from the coding sequence ATGAAAATCAATCAGGAAAAGTGGAATTTGCCATCTTATATCAGGGATATCTTAACCGAGAGCAAACACGTATACTATCCACGTTCGAAGAAGGAGCTGATACATATGGCTTTTGGTGGAGAAGATGTGGACACTTATGAGGTGGCTTATGATGTACCGGGCAAGGGCAACATTGTAGAAGCAACGGTTACTCGTTGTAAAAATGGTATTGTAGTAAATTATCCGGACGACTATATGCGTAGACGTGACCCAGATTGTCTATTAGTTGCCGATAAAAATGATACAGACAAGCCTAAGTACGATGATGTTTACAATCAAGATTTTGAGCCACTTCGTCAGGAAACATTCCAATGGTTAAAAAAGCAAAAGCTTATTGTGTTTGCTTTTAAGTCCGGTGGTGAGGAATATGGTTATGATACCTTATTGGTTTCTCCAGCAAATGCGGGATTTTTTGCTTGTGCTGTTGCAGATTTACAGGGCTTTACCAGTATGCATGACATATCGGAGGACTTCAATCCAAAGGCAGTCATTTTCTTAGCACCTCCATTCCGTCATACCCATTTTGATGGTAAACAAATTGTAATTCACAATCGTTTAACAGGAATTCATGAGTTGTTTTCCTATAACTTATATCCAGGCCCAAGTGCGAAGAAGGGTATCTACGGCGTTTTACTTAACATTGGTGAAAATGAAGGTTGGACAACCGTTCACGCGTCTACTGTTAAGGTTATTACCCCATACGACAATGAAATTGTTATTATGCATGAAGGTGCATCTGGCGGTGGAAAGAGTGAGATGATCGAGCATGTTCACCGTGAGATGGATGGTCGTATTTTACTTGGTAAAAATACAGTAACTGGTGAGAAAACATTTATTGAATTATCAGAATCATGTGAATTAAGACCTGTTACCGATGATATGGCAATTTGCCATCCAAGGATGCAAAACGATAGTAAGAAACTTGTTGTTAAGGATGCAGAGCAAGGTTGGTTCTTACGTTGTGATCATATTAAGAGTTATGGTACTGCTCCTCAGCATGAAAAGATTTTTATTCATCCACAAGAGCCGTTGGTATTTTTAAATATTCAAGGTGTGCCAAATTCTACCTGTCTTGTTTGGGAACATACATTAGATTCTAATGGAAAACCTTGTCCAAACCCAAGAGTAGTTCTTCCAAGACGCTTGGTTCCGAATGTAATTGATGAGCCTGTAGAAATTGATGTTAGAAGTTTTGGTGTTAGAACACCGGCTTGTACAAAGAAGAACCCTTCTTATGGTATTCTTGGTATGTTCCATATTTTACCTCCAGCACTTGCTTGGTTATGGAGATTGGTTGCACCAAGAGGATATAACAATCCAAGTATTACTTCTTCCGAAGGTATGACAAGTGAAGGTGTTGGTTCTTACTGGCCATTTGCAACTGGTAAAATGGTGGAGCAGGCAAACCTTCTTATGGAGCAGATATTAAATTCAAGTCATACTCGTTATTTACTCATTCCGAATCAACACATCGGTGCTTATGAAGTTGGATTTGTACCACAGTGGGTAGCAAGAGAGTATATAGCTAGAAGAGGTAGTGCAAAATTTAAACCAGAGCACTTAGTAGAAGCTCGTTGTTCAATTCTAGGATATGGACTTGGATCACTTAAGGTAGATGGTCAGTACATCCGTAAGGCATTTTTACAACCAGAAATGCAGCAAGAAGTTGGTATCGAAGGCTATGATGCTGGTTCTAAGATACTTCTTGATTTCTTCAAGGAGGAAGTACAGAAATTCTTAACTCCTGAACTTCATGAGATGGGTAGAAAGATAATTGAATTATTACTTTCTGATGCTTCTGTTCAAGAGTACAATGATTTATTGCCAATGAGATATTAA
- a CDS encoding sensor histidine kinase, producing MTWIIVIALCIAVGYFIAVLQYKKQIRTWNQNLSFILSNNSNMRLEQLVPSKDVSKLLDLLNELMQRHRKLKVEYEVKDEAFKQLITNLSHDIRTPLTSLDGYFQLLTKAKEPEVREHYITIIEGRIRQLSEMLDQLFLYMKLQNDCYELSIEKCNLSQILCECILDFYEQFTNRGIEPVIHLPEEEMIMLGNPSALIRILQNMIKNALEHGNEHFQITLEKEEEIVVTCKNGYANGEEVDFSLIFERFYKADKARTRSSTGLGLAIAKELTEKLGGSIEAINEGTEFLIKVHFPVG from the coding sequence ATGACATGGATAATAGTGATTGCTTTATGTATTGCAGTTGGATATTTCATTGCTGTCCTTCAATATAAAAAGCAAATTCGTACTTGGAACCAGAATCTTTCCTTTATCTTATCTAATAATTCTAATATGCGATTAGAACAGTTAGTTCCGTCGAAGGATGTTTCGAAGTTATTGGATTTATTGAATGAGTTAATGCAAAGACATAGAAAACTTAAGGTAGAGTATGAAGTGAAGGATGAGGCATTTAAACAATTGATAACAAACCTATCTCATGACATACGCACACCGCTTACTTCGCTCGACGGATATTTTCAGTTATTAACAAAAGCGAAAGAACCTGAGGTACGGGAACACTATATTACTATCATCGAAGGTCGTATCAGACAATTGTCCGAGATGCTTGACCAATTGTTTCTCTACATGAAATTACAGAATGATTGTTATGAACTTTCCATAGAGAAATGCAATCTTAGCCAGATTCTATGTGAATGTATACTTGATTTTTATGAGCAATTTACGAACCGGGGAATTGAGCCTGTGATACATTTACCAGAAGAAGAGATGATAATGCTTGGTAACCCCTCGGCTCTTATCCGTATCCTTCAGAACATGATTAAGAATGCTTTAGAACATGGAAATGAGCATTTTCAGATTACCTTGGAGAAAGAGGAAGAAATTGTAGTTACATGTAAAAATGGCTATGCCAATGGAGAAGAAGTCGACTTTTCTTTAATCTTTGAACGTTTCTATAAAGCTGATAAAGCACGGACAAGAAGTTCTACAGGATTAGGCCTTGCAATCGCCAAAGAATTAACTGAAAAGCTTGGAGGAAGTATAGAAGCCATCAATGAAGGGACTGAGTTTTTAATTAAGGTTCATTTTCCGGTTGGTTAG
- the tsaD gene encoding tRNA (adenosine(37)-N6)-threonylcarbamoyltransferase complex transferase subunit TsaD, translating to MEDYRKDVVEKEDVYILAIESSCDETAASVVKNGREVLSNVISTQIDLHTLYGGVVPEIASRKHMEKINQVIEEALSQAQMGLTDMNAVAVTYGPGLVGALLVGVAEAKAISYAAKLPLIGVHHIEGHVSANYIENKELEPPFLCLIVSGGHTHLVLVKEYGTYEIIGRTHDDAAGEAYDKVARAIGLGYPGGPKIDKLAKEGKKNAIVFPRASIEGCPFDFSFSGVKSAVLNYINSSTMKGEAINRADIAASFQEAVVDVLISHTMAAAKEYGMKKIAIAGGVASNSALRSAMEEACKKNQFEFYHPTPLFCTDNAAMIGAAAYYEYLKGNFSGLDLNAVPNLKIGQR from the coding sequence ATGGAAGATTATCGAAAAGATGTAGTGGAAAAAGAAGATGTATATATTTTGGCAATAGAGTCATCCTGTGATGAGACTGCTGCTTCTGTAGTGAAAAACGGTAGAGAAGTTTTATCCAATGTTATATCAACTCAAATAGATTTACATACCTTGTATGGTGGTGTAGTTCCAGAGATAGCGTCAAGAAAGCATATGGAAAAAATAAATCAAGTAATTGAGGAAGCATTAAGCCAAGCACAGATGGGATTAACAGATATGAATGCAGTGGCGGTGACTTATGGACCTGGTCTAGTTGGCGCTTTATTGGTAGGCGTTGCGGAAGCAAAAGCAATTAGTTACGCTGCAAAACTACCTTTAATCGGGGTACACCATATAGAAGGACATGTTAGCGCAAACTATATTGAGAATAAAGAACTAGAACCTCCATTTTTATGCTTAATTGTATCAGGAGGACATACACATCTTGTGCTTGTTAAGGAGTATGGAACTTACGAAATTATCGGAAGAACTCACGATGATGCGGCTGGTGAGGCATATGATAAGGTAGCCAGAGCAATTGGGCTTGGTTATCCAGGAGGTCCTAAGATTGATAAACTTGCAAAGGAAGGCAAAAAGAACGCAATTGTTTTTCCAAGAGCAAGTATAGAAGGCTGTCCATTTGATTTTAGCTTTAGTGGTGTTAAATCTGCTGTATTAAATTATATCAATTCTAGTACAATGAAAGGGGAAGCAATTAACCGTGCGGATATAGCAGCTTCCTTTCAGGAGGCAGTAGTTGATGTTTTAATCTCCCATACAATGGCAGCAGCGAAAGAGTATGGTATGAAGAAGATTGCAATAGCAGGGGGTGTTGCATCCAATAGTGCACTGCGATCTGCTATGGAGGAAGCTTGTAAAAAGAATCAATTCGAGTTTTATCATCCAACGCCTCTGTTTTGTACTGATAATGCAGCAATGATAGGTGCAGCGGCTTATTATGAATATCTAAAAGGAAATTTTAGCGGATTAGATTTAAATGCAGTACCTAACTTAAAGATAGGTCAACGTTAG
- a CDS encoding ABC transporter permease, translating to MLKTIKMDLYRMFRSKSFYVTLFITFILVVVSVITIKIVLNNDNLKNIYDQGMDVSDSVIVGIGTGPMNVDSIELTLGDLFSSSVGGASLAVVAVIFAIIFVCSEHNSGYIKNVISRKGYRDYFTISKAICMAIYLLITLLGAAILIGISSSLLLDTFRLGNISEFASYFFTQYLLHFALVMLVIFLCNLSRNMAISMAVGICICSGMLALLTGLLDRLKLNIVFSNYLVTTNMKLLPIPYDATIYTRAILVSLVVTIVFGISSIILMRKQDVR from the coding sequence ATGCTTAAAACAATCAAAATGGATCTGTACCGTATGTTCCGCAGTAAAAGCTTTTATGTTACTCTATTCATCACTTTCATTCTTGTTGTTGTATCGGTAATAACAATTAAGATTGTACTAAATAATGATAACCTAAAAAATATATACGATCAGGGCATGGATGTATCGGATTCTGTTATAGTTGGAATAGGTACGGGTCCGATGAACGTGGATAGTATTGAACTTACACTGGGTGACTTATTTAGTTCATCCGTTGGAGGTGCATCATTAGCTGTTGTAGCTGTCATATTTGCTATTATTTTTGTCTGCTCAGAACATAACAGTGGTTATATTAAAAATGTAATTAGCAGAAAAGGATATCGCGATTATTTTACAATTTCAAAAGCTATTTGTATGGCGATTTATCTATTGATTACCTTGTTAGGTGCTGCTATTTTAATCGGAATTTCTTCCTCCCTTTTACTCGATACTTTTAGGTTAGGTAATATAAGTGAGTTTGCATCTTATTTTTTCACCCAATATTTACTTCATTTTGCTTTAGTTATGTTGGTGATTTTTCTATGTAATTTATCTAGAAATATGGCAATCAGTATGGCGGTTGGAATCTGTATTTGTTCTGGAATGTTAGCATTATTAACTGGTCTATTGGATCGTTTGAAATTAAATATCGTTTTTTCAAACTATTTAGTCACTACTAATATGAAGTTGTTACCGATACCATATGATGCAACAATCTATACAAGAGCTATCTTGGTATCCTTAGTCGTTACAATTGTATTTGGAATTTCCAGTATTATCTTAATGAGAAAACAAGATGTGAGATAG
- the ispD gene encoding 2-C-methyl-D-erythritol 4-phosphate cytidylyltransferase produces MEKVTAIVLAAGQGKRMKSSVSKQYMLLKDKPVLYYSLKAFENSLVTDIIVVVGNDEISYVKEEIIKPYGFRKVTHVVEGGSERYLSVLNGLNKIKDSDYVLVHDGARPLIKTNTINTVISEVEEKKACIVGVASKDTVKISTHDGIIDSTPDRNQVYTIQTPQAFEYSILREAYDNLASYQGAMITDDAMIVECLNRYPIYLVQGEYTNIKITTPEDLIFAEAILREHQDFI; encoded by the coding sequence ATGGAGAAGGTAACAGCAATTGTATTAGCTGCAGGACAAGGGAAACGAATGAAGAGCAGTGTATCCAAGCAGTATATGTTATTAAAGGATAAACCAGTATTATATTATTCTCTCAAAGCTTTTGAAAATAGCCTTGTTACAGATATTATAGTAGTAGTTGGAAACGATGAAATTTCCTATGTAAAGGAAGAGATTATAAAGCCTTATGGATTTCGTAAGGTGACCCATGTCGTAGAGGGTGGCTCGGAAAGATATTTGTCTGTCTTAAATGGTTTAAATAAAATCAAAGATTCGGATTATGTATTGGTTCATGATGGTGCAAGGCCACTGATCAAAACCAATACAATTAATACTGTAATCTCAGAAGTAGAAGAGAAGAAAGCTTGCATCGTTGGGGTTGCTTCGAAGGATACGGTCAAAATATCGACCCATGATGGAATTATAGATAGTACACCAGACCGTAATCAAGTGTATACGATACAAACACCTCAGGCATTTGAATATTCTATTCTAAGAGAAGCTTATGATAATTTAGCATCTTATCAAGGTGCTATGATAACGGATGATGCTATGATTGTCGAGTGCCTTAATAGATATCCCATTTATTTGGTACAGGGAGAGTATACGAATATTAAAATTACAACACCAGAAGACTTGATATTTGCCGAAGCAATATTGAGAGAACATCAAGATTTTATCTAA
- a CDS encoding response regulator transcription factor, which produces MKKILVVEDDLNINNMLREALEEAGYEVVQAYSGTEAMLNVGMTEFDLILLDLMLPGMSGEEFLKLFNKKERTPVIVLSAKDELDSKVDVLSCGADDYITKPFQLKELLVRIEVALRRVNRNIEKSQDETNQCLSHKDLLLNRSSYEVRLAGNLISLTKQEYKILELLLLHPNKVFSKQEIYNYAWEEYFIGEDKTINVHISNIRMKLKKVTEDDYIDTVWGIGFKLSK; this is translated from the coding sequence ATGAAAAAAATATTAGTTGTTGAAGATGATCTAAATATTAATAACATGCTGAGAGAAGCCTTAGAGGAAGCTGGTTATGAGGTGGTTCAGGCATATTCGGGTACAGAAGCCATGCTAAATGTAGGCATGACAGAGTTTGATTTAATTCTTTTGGATTTAATGTTACCGGGCATGTCAGGAGAAGAGTTTTTAAAGCTGTTCAATAAAAAAGAACGGACGCCTGTTATTGTGCTATCTGCAAAGGACGAGCTGGATAGTAAGGTGGATGTCCTATCATGCGGAGCAGATGATTATATTACGAAACCATTTCAATTAAAAGAATTACTTGTTCGTATTGAAGTAGCTCTTAGGCGAGTAAATCGAAATATAGAAAAATCGCAGGATGAAACAAATCAATGTCTTTCTCATAAAGACTTATTATTGAATCGTAGTTCTTATGAAGTTAGATTAGCAGGAAATTTGATATCACTTACCAAACAGGAATATAAGATATTAGAACTTTTACTTCTCCATCCAAACAAGGTGTTTAGTAAGCAGGAGATTTATAATTATGCATGGGAAGAATACTTTATCGGTGAGGATAAGACAATCAATGTTCATATCAGTAATATCCGCATGAAGCTAAAAAAGGTTACAGAAGACGATTATATTGATACGGTCTGGGGAATAGGATTTAAACTCAGTAAATAG
- a CDS encoding DUF1700 domain-containing protein, whose amino-acid sequence MTIQEFLNQLRDSLDGELPYNEIVSNINYYRDYMNSKKGEQSEEEITAGLGDPRLIARTIIETYQMNHDNKVHYQSYSYSDGGNYQSTNSSNTNYDRDRDRKKERDHSVFKTIGIQGWLGCLVSLIILFIVLGAVFWIGAIAFKVFIRFVLPIILIVAGISYLSNRFKK is encoded by the coding sequence ATGACAATACAAGAATTTTTAAATCAATTAAGAGATAGCTTGGATGGCGAACTCCCTTACAATGAAATTGTTTCTAATATAAATTATTATAGAGATTATATGAATTCGAAAAAGGGGGAGCAGTCGGAAGAAGAAATCACTGCGGGTCTAGGTGACCCTCGTCTGATTGCAAGAACTATTATTGAAACTTATCAGATGAATCATGATAATAAAGTACATTATCAATCTTATAGCTATTCTGATGGAGGGAATTATCAATCTACGAATTCCTCAAATACTAATTATGATCGAGATAGAGACAGAAAGAAAGAACGGGACCATTCCGTATTTAAGACAATAGGTATTCAGGGTTGGCTTGGTTGTCTGGTTAGTTTAATTATTTTATTTATTGTATTAGGTGCTGTATTCTGGATTGGTGCTATTGCTTTTAAGGTATTTATAAGATTTGTACTTCCTATTATTTTAATTGTTGCAGGAATTTCTTATCTTAGCAATCGATTTAAAAAGTAA